The Desulfosporosinus acidiphilus SJ4 genome has a window encoding:
- the selB gene encoding selenocysteine-specific translation elongation factor, with translation MTEKHYLVGTAGHVDHGKTELIRALSGIETDRLREEKQRGISIELGFAHMVLPSGRKVSIVDVPGHERFIRQMLAGASGMDIVLLVIAADEGIMPQTKEHLDILTLLEIPRGIVVLNKIDLVDEEWLDLMEEDIIEKLKNTVFENVPICRVSAVKGLGLEPLKREIDQILSEVESKKSTGPVRMPIDRVFSIQGFGTVVTGTLQSGTVILGQELAIEPGEIKAKVRSVQVHNEKVKEASAGQRVAVNLAGVDVAEVERGSVLVTPNVFPAGTILDLSLRNLPSSDKPITQRQRVRFHIGTTEVLGRIHLLNHEELTPGQEGFAQILLEEPVAVASGDRFVLRFYSPPHTIGGGKILGVADYKQKRFKENVLAQMRIKDLGDPLDLLEKEISEPRSFAELATRLQISTDDLENRITIMEESGRLEVLMEDDTRLLWGSEAARNWRERLVEVVRNYETHNPLRLGISRGELKSRLNNQWSNRRWQTVLEQGAEKNVYILKGSKVQSIDIAKMPQEIEKRLENLREKWLSLKLTPPDLIASAETLGISKNEAADYAQYLCDTGEWIHVDQYYYPHIELERAHGQLKEYLEHHGEIGVSEVRELWGTSRKYAVPLLEYFDQQKVTKRIGDKRKLY, from the coding sequence ATGACTGAGAAACATTATCTAGTAGGAACGGCAGGACACGTTGATCACGGTAAGACTGAGTTAATACGCGCTCTTTCGGGAATTGAAACCGATCGGCTGAGAGAGGAAAAACAACGGGGTATTTCAATTGAGCTTGGGTTTGCGCATATGGTATTGCCCAGTGGACGAAAAGTAAGTATTGTAGACGTTCCCGGCCATGAACGATTTATTCGGCAGATGTTAGCAGGAGCCAGCGGAATGGACATTGTCCTGCTGGTAATAGCAGCTGATGAGGGAATAATGCCTCAAACTAAAGAACACCTGGATATATTAACGTTATTGGAAATACCTCGCGGCATTGTTGTCCTAAATAAGATAGATCTGGTAGATGAAGAATGGCTTGACCTTATGGAAGAGGATATCATAGAGAAGCTTAAAAATACGGTGTTTGAAAATGTACCCATCTGCCGGGTATCTGCAGTAAAGGGTTTAGGATTAGAACCTTTAAAGAGGGAGATTGATCAGATACTCTCAGAAGTCGAGAGCAAGAAGTCAACAGGCCCTGTAAGAATGCCCATTGACAGGGTTTTTAGCATTCAGGGATTTGGAACAGTAGTAACAGGAACATTACAGAGCGGTACAGTGATTCTCGGACAGGAGCTAGCAATCGAACCAGGGGAGATTAAGGCAAAAGTTCGATCGGTACAAGTTCATAACGAGAAGGTGAAAGAGGCGAGTGCTGGGCAGAGAGTCGCAGTAAATTTAGCGGGTGTTGACGTTGCCGAAGTTGAGCGTGGTTCAGTGTTGGTGACCCCCAACGTGTTTCCAGCAGGAACTATATTAGATCTTTCGCTGCGTAATCTTCCATCTTCCGATAAACCTATTACTCAAAGACAAAGAGTACGCTTTCACATCGGGACAACCGAAGTACTGGGAAGAATTCACCTCTTAAACCATGAGGAACTAACACCGGGTCAAGAAGGGTTTGCCCAAATCCTTCTTGAGGAACCAGTAGCAGTGGCTTCCGGAGATCGGTTTGTCCTAAGATTTTATTCACCTCCACATACAATTGGAGGAGGTAAAATACTAGGAGTGGCGGATTATAAGCAAAAGCGGTTTAAAGAAAATGTACTGGCCCAAATGAGAATAAAAGATCTCGGGGATCCTTTAGATTTATTGGAAAAGGAAATTAGCGAACCGAGAAGTTTTGCCGAACTTGCGACACGCTTGCAGATTAGTACAGATGATTTAGAAAACAGGATAACAATAATGGAAGAGTCTGGAAGGCTAGAAGTGTTAATGGAGGATGATACAAGACTATTATGGGGGAGCGAAGCGGCCAGAAATTGGCGCGAAAGGTTAGTTGAAGTCGTAAGGAACTATGAAACGCACAATCCTCTGCGTCTCGGGATAAGCCGAGGGGAATTAAAAAGCCGCTTAAATAATCAGTGGTCAAATCGTCGTTGGCAAACAGTGCTCGAACAAGGTGCCGAAAAAAACGTATATATTCTAAAAGGAAGTAAAGTTCAATCCATAGATATAGCAAAAATGCCGCAGGAAATAGAAAAGAGGTTAGAAAATCTGAGGGAGAAGTGGCTGTCTCTCAAACTTACGCCACCAGATTTAATAGCTTCTGCAGAGACTCTCGGCATTTCAAAAAATGAAGCGGCAGACTACGCTCAATATTTATGTGACACCGGAGAGTGGATTCATGTTGATCAATATTATTATCCACATATAGAACTTGAGAGAGCGCATGGGCAACTAAAAGAATATCTGGAACATCATGGAGAAATCGGAGTTTCAGAGGTGCGTGAACTTTGGGGGACTTCTAGAAAATATGCCGTGCCATTGCTTGAATATTTTGACCAACAAAAGGTTACGAAACGGATAGGCGACAAAAGAAAACTGTACTAA
- a CDS encoding YkvI family membrane protein has protein sequence MKWKITFQVAATYVGAVMGAGFASGQEIQQFFARFGSWGLAGIILSSALFSLLGWCMLDLQKRWKVSSYPMFFDHLLSPKWGKWADGLVSVLLLVGMMAMISGSGALFYEYFGISKWLGIVLTVLVIGMALWFRGEGVLWINTVLIPLKFTFCLGIAALAVMLAKSGDGEGIVILANPMVKSWSFSAILYVSFNLTLAMVVFASLGKDVQRSGARLGAVLGGLALGIFAFMIGAALLRFPEVLGLEIPMVAVAGKLGDWTAFFYVIVLWLAMITAAIGNGFSLISRVVETGKLNYNRTTLILLALLLPLAGVKFSQIVQLIYPLFGYLGLVFMPTILFLWIKR, from the coding sequence ATGAAATGGAAAATTACATTTCAAGTAGCTGCTACATATGTGGGAGCTGTTATGGGCGCAGGGTTTGCTTCCGGTCAGGAGATTCAACAGTTCTTTGCACGTTTTGGCAGTTGGGGATTGGCAGGAATCATACTAAGTTCGGCATTGTTTTCATTGTTAGGATGGTGTATGCTTGATCTCCAAAAACGTTGGAAAGTATCGTCATATCCAATGTTCTTTGACCACTTATTAAGCCCAAAGTGGGGAAAATGGGCAGACGGTCTGGTCAGTGTGCTGTTACTAGTAGGAATGATGGCGATGATCTCAGGAAGTGGAGCCTTGTTCTATGAGTACTTTGGTATCTCAAAATGGCTTGGTATTGTATTAACAGTACTTGTTATCGGTATGGCACTTTGGTTTCGTGGTGAAGGTGTTTTGTGGATTAATACAGTGTTAATCCCTTTGAAGTTTACCTTCTGTCTAGGGATTGCAGCTTTGGCAGTCATGCTGGCTAAGTCCGGTGACGGGGAAGGAATCGTTATTTTAGCAAACCCAATGGTAAAAAGCTGGTCTTTTTCGGCAATTTTATATGTTTCTTTTAATCTAACCTTAGCTATGGTAGTTTTTGCATCCTTGGGAAAGGATGTTCAGAGAAGCGGGGCACGTCTGGGTGCAGTATTAGGTGGATTAGCTCTCGGTATTTTTGCCTTCATGATAGGTGCAGCTCTGCTTAGATTTCCTGAGGTGCTTGGTTTAGAAATACCAATGGTAGCCGTAGCAGGTAAACTGGGTGATTGGACGGCATTCTTTTATGTTATTGTTTTATGGTTAGCTATGATAACTGCTGCGATTGGGAATGGATTTAGTTTGATTAGCAGAGTAGTAGAAACGGGAAAACTAAACTACAATCGAACGACTTTGATACTATTAGCGTTGCTATTACCACTTGCAGGCGTAAAGTTTTCTCAAATTGTGCAGTTGATTTACCCGCTGTTTGGATACCTAGGTTTGGTTTTTATGCCAACGATTCTATTTCTATGGATAAAGAGATAA